The proteins below come from a single Candidatus Dependentiae bacterium genomic window:
- the sppA gene encoding signal peptide peptidase SppA produces MDILRAFRSFFMLILFFMFFPLIPVLTKNLKTFYFRHFDPRTQVAVVPIRGFLYDSAYLTKHIRRFFENNDIKAILLKIECPGGASGTGQAIFSEIRHFKKIYPTKPVIALVENICASGGYYVASAADYIIAPPSALIGSIGARFGYLFQLQELLQDYKIQYKAIKAGTYKNVADPFVGITEQEVAMLQSVLDDTYQQFIVDISQQRKLAPTQSYEWADGKIFTARQAKKLGLIDQLGSISVAKKVIKEKALIETNIKWVKPPQKSGWFNLISSDSSDDNDELSSNLVNAICATLENRYLKKIIY; encoded by the coding sequence ATGGACATCTTAAGAGCTTTCAGAAGTTTCTTCATGCTCATACTTTTTTTCATGTTTTTTCCACTCATACCAGTACTAACAAAAAACTTAAAAACATTTTATTTCCGCCACTTTGACCCTCGCACACAAGTCGCTGTAGTTCCAATCAGAGGATTTTTGTATGATTCAGCCTATTTGACCAAACATATCCGCAGATTTTTTGAAAATAATGATATCAAAGCAATTCTTTTAAAAATCGAATGTCCCGGAGGAGCCTCTGGTACAGGACAAGCTATATTCAGCGAAATTCGCCATTTTAAAAAAATATACCCCACTAAACCTGTTATTGCATTAGTTGAAAATATTTGTGCCTCAGGTGGTTATTATGTTGCAAGTGCCGCTGACTATATTATTGCACCACCTTCTGCATTAATTGGAAGTATTGGTGCACGTTTTGGCTATCTATTTCAGCTACAAGAACTTCTCCAAGACTACAAGATACAATACAAAGCGATCAAGGCTGGTACATACAAAAATGTAGCAGACCCGTTTGTTGGAATAACTGAACAAGAAGTTGCAATGTTACAGAGTGTTTTAGATGATACATATCAACAGTTTATTGTTGATATTTCACAACAACGTAAGCTCGCACCAACTCAATCATACGAATGGGCCGATGGCAAAATTTTTACTGCGCGACAAGCAAAAAAACTAGGATTAATAGACCAACTAGGTTCTATTTCTGTAGCAAAAAAAGTCATTAAAGAAAAAGCATTAATTGAAACTAATATTAAATGGGTCAAACCTCCACAAAAAAGCGGCTGGTTTAATTTAATTAGTAGCGATTCTTCAGATGATAACGATGAGTTAAGTAGCAATCTTGTTAATGCCATTTGTGCTACGCTTGAAAATCGTTATCTTAAAAAGATCATATATTAA
- a CDS encoding rod shape-determining protein MreC, whose product MRESHKKKIVVFMLVVSLIWFLTSRIFFYKPGILDYTASYFVYPVISMQRAIVKPLLTFFDRKRSYKELEQQFYKVQKERDALLATNIMLRSTQLFIDNTKEIIDFKKRYKVGNAILGGVLLKNISPQEHFFLVDKGFRDGVEVDAVAVWKNCLLGRVTQVFGWYSKITLITDKQCNVAVYGVKHGAAGIHRGCNRNDTACLEHVSHLSSIDVGELLISSGQGLVFPKGFALGNVSDYRPGELFHNVKVKPLVDIQNLEYCYLIRKGG is encoded by the coding sequence ATGCGTGAATCACACAAGAAAAAGATTGTTGTTTTTATGTTAGTTGTTAGTTTAATATGGTTTTTGACGAGCAGAATTTTTTTTTATAAACCGGGAATATTAGATTACACAGCTTCATATTTTGTTTATCCTGTTATTTCAATGCAGAGAGCTATTGTCAAACCACTTTTAACTTTTTTTGATCGAAAGCGATCATACAAAGAGCTTGAGCAGCAATTTTATAAAGTGCAAAAAGAGCGGGATGCATTGCTTGCTACCAATATCATGCTCCGTTCAACGCAGCTTTTTATTGATAATACTAAAGAGATTATTGATTTTAAAAAGCGGTATAAGGTTGGTAATGCCATACTCGGTGGCGTATTGCTGAAAAATATTTCACCACAAGAACATTTTTTCTTGGTTGATAAAGGCTTTCGCGATGGTGTTGAGGTTGATGCCGTTGCGGTATGGAAAAACTGTTTGCTTGGCAGGGTTACCCAAGTTTTTGGATGGTATAGTAAAATTACATTAATCACTGACAAGCAGTGTAACGTTGCAGTATATGGAGTAAAACATGGAGCTGCAGGTATTCATAGAGGGTGTAACAGAAACGATACGGCATGCTTGGAGCATGTGAGCCATTTATCTTCAATTGATGTCGGAGAATTGCTTATTTCAAGTGGGCAAGGTTTAGTATTTCCAAAAGGCTTTGCGTTGGGAAATGTTTCTGATTATAGACCTGGTGAACTTTTTCATAATGTAAAAGTTAAACCATTGGTCGATATTCAAAACCTTGAGTACTGTTATTTGATTCGTAAGGGAGGTTAA
- a CDS encoding phosphatase PAP2 family protein → MNSKIHEHTLRLFVFFICISIVSNAYGGKWRWDKWLVPGNPVKDFIDLHKKLFTSWSTYKTAVAFFPPFIFARMFDKDLQNVFYCRKHHKNKNQLPKWCHDICHWGVSLPMAILASTAFLAKDWELRTTGWVFLLGMPFVILGKDIFKSMEVDCNLRPWNQRFCRKKRALGGFPSGHMAELTYMAVLYGKRYGMIAVAPLAGFATFLGLSFVNCNRHYISQIIGGAALGTAYALAADKLISSKLSCDITAGFTLDNRGTPAFKISYNF, encoded by the coding sequence GTGAATAGCAAAATACATGAACATACACTTCGTTTGTTTGTATTTTTCATTTGTATATCAATTGTTTCAAATGCCTATGGTGGTAAATGGCGCTGGGATAAATGGTTGGTACCAGGTAATCCAGTAAAAGATTTTATTGATTTGCATAAAAAATTGTTTACTTCGTGGTCAACGTACAAAACGGCCGTTGCTTTTTTTCCACCATTTATTTTTGCCCGCATGTTTGATAAAGATTTACAAAATGTGTTTTATTGCCGTAAGCACCACAAAAATAAAAATCAGCTACCCAAATGGTGTCATGATATTTGCCATTGGGGAGTAAGTTTACCTATGGCTATACTGGCCAGTACAGCTTTTTTGGCAAAAGATTGGGAGCTGCGTACCACTGGTTGGGTGTTTTTACTGGGTATGCCATTTGTAATTCTTGGCAAAGATATATTTAAATCAATGGAAGTCGATTGTAATTTGCGGCCGTGGAATCAACGTTTTTGTCGTAAAAAACGTGCGCTTGGTGGCTTTCCGTCAGGGCATATGGCAGAGCTTACGTATATGGCAGTGTTGTACGGTAAGCGATATGGTATGATTGCAGTAGCTCCACTTGCAGGTTTTGCGACATTTTTAGGTTTAAGCTTTGTTAATTGCAATCGTCATTATATTTCTCAAATTATTGGCGGTGCTGCGCTTGGTACAGCATATGCACTTGCAGCAGATAAATTAATTTCATCCAAACTTTCTTGCGATATTACTGCTGGTTTTACGCTTGATAATCGTGGTACACCGGCATTCAAAATTTCTTATAATTTTTAA
- the gatA gene encoding Asp-tRNA(Asn)/Glu-tRNA(Gln) amidotransferase subunit GatA: MSGFSFATIKQLRQRIENKELSRQELLDAIILRFEQIDEDIRSALEIFDKESIVTRTTSEGILAGIPGLIKDNIAQEGRKLTCASNILSNYHAPYDATVIKRLKQEGAFLIGRANLDEFAMGSSTETSAFFKTRNPWDTTRVPGGSSGGSAAAVAAGLVPWALGSETGGSVRQPAAFCGIVGMKPTYGLVSRYGLVAYASSLDQVGVFTRTVYDNALVFSVIAGHDLKDSSSLRVQKKDYADKLNDQLREDLKIGVVQNALEADGMNSEVMAATEQAINQLEKLGAKITRVTLPALDYSAAAYFIISRAEAASNLARFDGVRYAMRNKEAQTLFDMYCDTRHDGFGDEVKARILVGNYVLSTGHSGEFYQNAKKVQRLIRREFLDTFKDIDLLIMPSQPAPAFKIGTFEHDKLQMDLQDYFTCPVNLAGIPAISLPCGFSSNKLPIGFQLIGPHLSEGLLYQTAHAYEQATPWHAMHPAL, translated from the coding sequence ATGAGCGGTTTTAGTTTTGCAACAATCAAACAACTACGTCAAAGGATTGAGAATAAAGAATTATCTCGGCAAGAGTTGCTTGATGCGATAATTTTGCGCTTTGAACAAATAGATGAGGATATTAGATCAGCGCTTGAAATTTTTGATAAAGAATCAATTGTAACACGTACAACATCAGAGGGAATATTGGCTGGTATTCCTGGTCTGATTAAGGATAATATTGCACAAGAGGGGCGCAAACTTACCTGTGCATCTAATATTTTGAGTAATTATCATGCACCATATGATGCAACGGTAATTAAACGTCTCAAGCAAGAAGGGGCATTCTTGATTGGGCGTGCAAATCTAGATGAATTTGCCATGGGAAGTTCAACAGAAACTTCAGCTTTTTTTAAAACAAGAAATCCGTGGGACACAACAAGAGTTCCTGGTGGTTCAAGTGGCGGATCTGCCGCAGCTGTTGCTGCAGGACTTGTGCCATGGGCGTTGGGGTCAGAAACAGGTGGTTCTGTGCGTCAACCAGCAGCATTTTGTGGCATCGTTGGTATGAAACCTACTTACGGTTTAGTGTCTCGGTATGGTTTGGTTGCATATGCATCATCGCTGGATCAGGTTGGTGTGTTTACACGTACGGTTTATGATAATGCATTAGTGTTTTCGGTGATTGCTGGGCATGACTTAAAAGATTCTTCAAGTCTTCGAGTACAAAAAAAAGATTATGCAGACAAATTAAATGATCAATTACGTGAAGATTTAAAAATTGGTGTCGTGCAAAATGCTTTGGAAGCTGATGGTATGAACTCAGAGGTCATGGCAGCAACAGAGCAAGCAATTAATCAACTAGAAAAGCTTGGCGCAAAAATTACGCGTGTAACGCTTCCAGCGCTTGATTATAGCGCTGCAGCATACTTTATTATTAGCCGTGCAGAGGCGGCATCAAATTTGGCTCGTTTTGATGGTGTTCGGTATGCAATGAGGAATAAAGAAGCTCAAACATTGTTTGATATGTACTGTGATACACGCCATGATGGATTTGGAGATGAGGTCAAAGCACGAATTCTAGTTGGTAACTATGTACTTTCTACAGGTCATTCTGGTGAGTTTTACCAAAATGCCAAAAAAGTGCAGCGATTAATTCGTAGAGAGTTTTTAGATACATTCAAAGATATTGATCTGCTTATCATGCCATCGCAACCAGCACCAGCATTTAAAATTGGTACATTTGAGCATGATAAATTACAAATGGATTTACAAGATTACTTTACGTGTCCGGTAAATTTGGCGGGTATTCCAGCAATTTCGTTACCATGTGGTTTTAGCAGCAACAAATTACCAATCGGTTTTCAATTGATTGGACCGCATCTTTCTGAGGGATTATTGTATCAAACAGCACATGCATATGAGCAGGCCACACCATGGCATGCAATGCATCCCGCCTTATAA
- the gatC gene encoding Asp-tRNA(Asn)/Glu-tRNA(Gln) amidotransferase subunit GatC translates to MIKITREEVLKIARISRLNIHEEEVEPLMKQLDDVLSYAQRVKEVAADIQEPSTKNMNFFREDVVIKTDPEKSLKQAPQREEDFYVVPAILEYK, encoded by the coding sequence ATGATAAAAATTACAAGGGAAGAGGTGCTTAAAATCGCGCGTATTTCTCGTCTTAATATTCATGAAGAAGAAGTTGAGCCATTGATGAAACAGCTTGATGATGTGTTAAGTTATGCACAGCGGGTAAAAGAAGTTGCTGCAGATATACAAGAGCCATCTACAAAAAATATGAATTTTTTTAGGGAAGATGTTGTTATAAAAACTGACCCAGAAAAAAGTTTGAAGCAGGCGCCGCAGAGAGAAGAAGATTTTTATGTGGTACCAGCAATTTTAGAATATAAGTAG
- a CDS encoding MATE family efflux transporter: MRKNILRSYLSGIMDGEHGESFRTILRYSMPEFITALLLYSLPFWLDSWFVAQLVSTSRYATLGATNNLLHWLTKVAEALSVGTVIIAGQFNGRQEYKKVGRTMRDSFWVTVLVGGIVSGILFFGAHGIYSWYGVPEKMVRLGVPFLRLRALGIFFMFVFLAFIGFLRGIKNTKTPMKIFIGGSLIFIFFDYVFIFGKFGFPAWGLQGSAIASVIQYGVMLFLVVCVVLFRKKYRMYGIKLIYAVTEPSYRMHLLHVSWPVLIDKSTMALAYIWLCKMLATMGKVGVATFSVVKDMERFALLPAIAFAQVVTFLVSNDFGRQNWRGIKSNIKKIVFIASVVVFATLILFSLNTKFIIHIFDKKDKFTDLAAFVFPILSVLVFFDLLQLILAGALRGSGNVRTVMLTRLAVCLCFFIPASYMVSGLDIQSVELKFILIYGLFYIGNALMCISYIKRFRGTAWREPMI, encoded by the coding sequence GTGAGAAAAAACATTTTGCGTAGTTACTTGTCTGGTATTATGGACGGTGAGCACGGTGAAAGTTTCCGTACTATTTTACGCTATTCTATGCCTGAATTTATTACTGCGTTGTTGTTATATTCACTTCCATTCTGGCTCGATTCATGGTTTGTTGCACAGCTTGTTTCTACTTCACGTTATGCAACGCTTGGGGCAACAAATAATTTATTGCACTGGCTTACAAAAGTTGCCGAAGCATTGTCTGTTGGTACAGTAATTATAGCTGGGCAATTCAATGGAAGGCAGGAATATAAAAAAGTTGGCCGTACAATGCGAGATTCTTTTTGGGTAACAGTATTAGTCGGTGGAATTGTATCAGGCATTTTATTTTTTGGTGCGCATGGCATTTATTCGTGGTATGGAGTACCAGAAAAAATGGTTCGATTGGGGGTTCCGTTTTTACGGTTACGTGCTCTTGGCATTTTTTTTATGTTTGTTTTCTTGGCATTTATAGGTTTTTTACGTGGTATAAAGAATACAAAAACGCCAATGAAAATATTTATTGGCGGTTCACTTATTTTTATTTTCTTTGATTATGTCTTTATTTTTGGCAAATTTGGTTTTCCTGCTTGGGGTTTGCAAGGGTCTGCTATTGCTTCCGTTATTCAATATGGAGTTATGCTTTTTTTGGTAGTATGTGTTGTCCTTTTCAGAAAAAAATATCGTATGTATGGTATCAAATTAATCTATGCGGTTACAGAACCTTCATACAGAATGCATTTATTGCATGTTAGTTGGCCAGTGTTGATTGATAAGTCTACGATGGCACTTGCATATATTTGGTTATGTAAAATGCTTGCAACAATGGGAAAAGTGGGTGTTGCAACATTTTCAGTTGTAAAGGATATGGAGAGGTTTGCATTATTACCAGCAATAGCATTTGCTCAAGTGGTAACCTTTTTGGTGAGTAATGATTTTGGGAGGCAAAATTGGCGAGGAATTAAAAGTAATATTAAAAAAATTGTATTTATTGCTTCAGTTGTGGTTTTTGCCACATTGATATTGTTTTCGCTTAACACTAAATTTATAATTCATATTTTTGATAAAAAAGACAAGTTTACTGATTTAGCTGCTTTTGTATTTCCGATATTGAGTGTACTTGTTTTCTTTGATTTGCTACAATTAATACTAGCAGGTGCTCTACGAGGCTCTGGTAATGTGCGTACGGTAATGCTTACTCGGCTTGCAGTATGTCTTTGTTTTTTTATTCCAGCTTCATACATGGTGTCTGGTTTAGACATTCAGAGTGTTGAGTTAAAATTTATACTTATTTATGGGTTATTTTATATTGGTAATGCACTCATGTGCATATCATATATTAAGCGTTTCCGTGGTACTGCATGGCGAGAACCAATGATCTAG
- the rsmG gene encoding 16S rRNA (guanine(527)-N(7))-methyltransferase RsmG, whose amino-acid sequence MKVASSMVWQSFVDNEQLTEAQGQQFKRYKDLLLEWNKRSNLTRITDESAIIQDHFSDSIQLRHFINFGVLRGIADVGSGGGFPGIPLKILFPKLFVVLIEVNQKKVKFLHEVCKELVFENVEIYDNDWRTFLRITHYPVDVVCARASLQLDALVRMFKANCPYNKAQLVYWASQKWQMGTAEKPFFKKEESYRVGNKRRRYIFFSNGA is encoded by the coding sequence ATGAAAGTAGCAAGTTCTATGGTTTGGCAAAGCTTTGTCGATAATGAGCAACTGACTGAAGCGCAAGGACAGCAGTTTAAACGCTATAAGGATTTGTTGCTTGAGTGGAATAAAAGAAGTAATTTAACGCGTATAACAGATGAATCCGCTATTATACAAGATCATTTTAGTGACTCAATACAGTTGCGGCATTTTATTAATTTTGGTGTGTTGCGTGGTATTGCTGATGTTGGTAGCGGCGGTGGGTTTCCTGGTATACCACTAAAGATTTTGTTTCCAAAACTTTTTGTTGTACTTATCGAAGTAAATCAAAAAAAAGTTAAATTTTTACATGAAGTTTGTAAAGAACTTGTGTTTGAAAACGTAGAAATATACGATAATGACTGGCGCACTTTTTTGCGAATTACCCATTATCCAGTAGATGTAGTGTGCGCGCGTGCATCGCTACAGTTAGATGCACTTGTTCGTATGTTCAAAGCTAATTGTCCATATAATAAAGCACAACTTGTTTATTGGGCATCACAAAAATGGCAAATGGGTACAGCAGAAAAACCCTTTTTCAAGAAAGAAGAATCATACCGCGTTGGAAATAAAAGGAGGCGGTATATTTTTTTTAGTAATGGGGCTTAA
- a CDS encoding amino acid ABC transporter ATP-binding protein, whose amino-acid sequence MIKVSNLLVKYNNQIIIDTISFDIYKNSIISLIGESGAGKTTLLRALVGLIPLKSGEVLIDNIPVLLMNKKRRSELIGYVFQHFNLFKNLTVLENCIDPLLVHGFNYQDANEKAIEWLNQFGMTDFKNKYPFNLSGGQQQRVAIARSLCLTPKVLLLDEPTASLDPKNTNILIRILKDLAKRGFCIILASQDMNFVYDVFDEIFYIDKGKIVDSCNDRNHLFETNYIAPFFDKISKKLKK is encoded by the coding sequence ATGATAAAAGTTAGCAACCTTCTCGTTAAATATAATAATCAGATTATTATAGATACAATATCATTTGATATATATAAAAATAGTATTATCTCTCTTATCGGTGAAAGTGGTGCTGGAAAAACAACCCTTTTAAGAGCACTTGTGGGATTAATTCCGTTAAAATCAGGAGAGGTACTTATTGATAATATTCCAGTATTATTAATGAACAAGAAAAGAAGATCGGAGTTAATAGGATATGTTTTTCAACATTTTAATCTTTTTAAAAATTTAACAGTGCTTGAAAACTGTATAGATCCACTTTTAGTGCATGGTTTTAACTATCAGGATGCCAATGAAAAGGCGATAGAATGGCTTAATCAATTTGGTATGACTGATTTTAAAAATAAATACCCATTTAATCTATCTGGTGGTCAGCAGCAACGTGTAGCTATTGCACGTAGTTTATGCTTAACTCCCAAAGTATTATTGCTTGATGAACCCACAGCTTCTTTAGATCCAAAAAATACCAATATCTTAATAAGAATATTGAAAGATCTTGCGAAAAGAGGGTTTTGTATTATTTTGGCAAGTCAGGACATGAATTTTGTGTATGATGTATTTGATGAAATTTTTTATATTGATAAAGGAAAAATTGTAGACTCGTGCAATGATAGAAATCATCTTTTTGAGACTAATTATATAGCACCATTTTTTGATAAAATATCTAAAAAATTAAAAAAATGA
- a CDS encoding amino acid ABC transporter permease, which translates to MNILSLYGYQFFIGTVITLSSWLIAGIASLVTGLLLGIIGSKHFSYCITYKFVKLYTFIAKGIPAYVQILIAYFVLPSVLGINLSAFFAASLALAFCSSGYVTEIIRAGINTVHIGQWEACLVLGYSFSASLRRIILPQAMKNILPALIGEFEQLLKSTSLLATIGVTELTRTGINVISRELDPLPVYFFIACVYLCLSGLLQIIMLISQRYQVYDKS; encoded by the coding sequence ATGAATATTCTTAGTCTATATGGCTATCAATTTTTCATTGGGACGGTTATCACCTTAAGTTCTTGGCTAATAGCTGGCATAGCAAGTCTGGTTACTGGCTTATTACTAGGTATCATTGGTAGTAAACATTTTTCTTATTGTATAACCTATAAATTTGTTAAATTATACACTTTTATTGCGAAAGGTATTCCTGCATATGTACAGATTTTAATAGCATATTTTGTCCTACCTTCAGTGTTGGGAATTAACCTTTCTGCTTTTTTTGCAGCAAGTTTAGCTTTAGCATTTTGTTCAAGTGGTTATGTTACTGAAATAATACGTGCTGGAATTAATACTGTTCATATTGGACAATGGGAAGCATGCCTAGTTTTAGGTTATTCATTTTCTGCTTCATTAAGGAGAATTATTTTACCACAGGCAATGAAAAATATTTTACCAGCTTTAATTGGCGAATTTGAGCAGTTACTTAAAAGTACTTCTTTGTTAGCAACGATAGGGGTTACTGAGCTTACAAGGACTGGTATTAATGTTATTTCTCGTGAGCTTGATCCTCTACCAGTTTATTTTTTTATTGCCTGTGTTTATCTGTGTTTATCAGGGTTGTTACAAATAATTATGCTTATCAGTCAGAGATATCAAGTATATGATAAAAGTTAG
- a CDS encoding transporter substrate-binding domain-containing protein: MNKKEIMIGLFIVIVTILTLLLFFKRQHGASENMFIVGTAAGYAPFVSVNELGEYEGFDIDVINEVSKQMDKKLMLKDLGSMTPLFIALEQGTIDAAIWGLSITKDRLKKVTMVKYQGDTISSYPMIFWKKIPKGVVSITDMRDMTVCVEPHSSQDAVLQKYNFINTKPTEKVDDALLNIQYNKADAAFVEPAIANKFKKKYPEVQTLDVQLSEEDQVYGIGIAIRKDNNIIIDSVKKAIQQLDAQGVIHMLEQKWSIE; this comes from the coding sequence ATGAATAAAAAAGAAATAATGATTGGATTGTTTATTGTAATTGTTACCATATTAACATTGTTATTATTTTTTAAGCGGCAACATGGTGCATCTGAAAATATGTTTATTGTTGGAACAGCAGCTGGTTACGCGCCATTTGTTAGTGTAAATGAGCTGGGTGAGTATGAAGGTTTTGATATTGATGTTATTAACGAAGTTTCAAAACAAATGGATAAAAAGCTGATGTTAAAAGATTTAGGTTCTATGACACCTCTTTTTATAGCGCTTGAACAAGGCACTATTGATGCTGCTATTTGGGGTTTATCTATTACCAAAGATAGATTAAAAAAAGTGACGATGGTTAAATATCAAGGAGATACTATTTCATCTTACCCTATGATTTTTTGGAAAAAAATACCGAAGGGTGTTGTGTCTATCACGGATATGCGTGATATGACTGTCTGTGTTGAGCCACATTCTTCACAAGATGCTGTACTACAAAAATATAATTTTATTAACACTAAACCAACAGAAAAGGTTGATGATGCATTGCTTAATATACAATACAATAAAGCTGATGCTGCTTTTGTTGAGCCAGCTATTGCGAATAAATTTAAGAAGAAATATCCTGAAGTGCAAACTCTTGATGTACAACTGAGTGAAGAGGATCAGGTATACGGTATTGGTATTGCTATACGTAAAGACAATAACATTATAATTGACAGTGTGAAAAAGGCTATTCAGCAATTAGATGCTCAGGGGGTAATTCACATGTTAGAGCAAAAATGGAGTATCGAATAA
- a CDS encoding ATP-dependent DNA ligase yields the protein MKFYEVATCFEKIESESSRLVMAQLLAELLGRASSWQASIICTMSLGQLNPSYIGTQFNMAEKNVIKVIAHLLNGSQEEITKIAKKKGDIGLVVQNGNWCKTDCLTVDHVYKELVAIEKLGGTGSQEAKQEMLLGLLRSLGPVSAKYVVRIIVGKLRLGFSDMTLVDALSWMQAGNKSLRPIIENAYNICADIGLIAKELKEHGVEWLKQIHVTVGIPIRPASAERLPTARDIIEKIGTCVAQPKLDGFRLQIHVDRTQAIPKINFYSRHLQDMSYMFPDVYEAVAKLPIQTMIFEGEAIVYDYNTDSFLPFQETVKRKRKYGVKEKMAELPLRVFIFDLLYLNGTSYLHKTHVQRRKKLEELFEKVKGDGVSLIEEVTINNVKTLNEYFMHNISSGLEGLVVKRPDAVYRAGKRNFNWIKLKRHEEGFLQDTIDCVVLGYYVGAGKRAQFGIGAFLVGIYDKTNDNFETIAKVGTGLTDNGWRKLKQQCDKVVAKEKPKNVICTKELYPDVWVYPTVVCVIRADEITRSPLHSAGKAPETPGYSLRFPRFIDYREDKNPEDGTTLKEILSLYKAQFKKM from the coding sequence ATGAAATTTTATGAAGTTGCCACATGTTTTGAAAAAATAGAGTCAGAGAGCAGTCGCTTGGTTATGGCACAATTACTTGCTGAATTATTGGGTAGAGCAAGTTCTTGGCAGGCTTCAATTATCTGTACCATGTCGCTTGGACAATTGAATCCATCGTATATTGGTACTCAATTTAATATGGCTGAAAAGAATGTAATTAAAGTAATTGCACATTTGCTTAATGGAAGCCAGGAAGAAATCACAAAAATTGCTAAAAAAAAGGGTGATATAGGTCTTGTCGTTCAGAATGGTAATTGGTGTAAAACTGATTGTTTAACGGTAGATCATGTTTATAAAGAATTAGTAGCGATCGAAAAACTAGGAGGAACTGGCTCACAAGAAGCAAAGCAAGAAATGTTGTTGGGTTTGTTGAGATCATTAGGTCCGGTTTCAGCAAAATATGTCGTACGTATTATTGTTGGTAAGTTACGACTTGGATTTTCTGATATGACATTAGTCGATGCGTTATCGTGGATGCAAGCAGGTAATAAATCTTTACGACCAATAATAGAAAATGCGTATAATATTTGTGCTGATATTGGCTTAATTGCAAAAGAGCTTAAAGAACATGGCGTAGAGTGGCTAAAGCAGATACATGTAACAGTTGGTATTCCAATTAGGCCTGCTTCTGCTGAGCGTTTACCAACAGCAAGAGATATTATTGAAAAAATTGGTACATGTGTAGCACAGCCAAAATTAGATGGCTTTAGACTGCAAATTCACGTTGACAGAACGCAAGCAATACCAAAAATTAATTTTTACTCACGCCACTTACAAGACATGTCATATATGTTTCCCGATGTATATGAGGCTGTTGCAAAATTACCTATTCAAACAATGATTTTTGAGGGTGAAGCTATTGTATATGATTATAATACGGACAGTTTTTTGCCATTTCAAGAAACGGTTAAAAGAAAGCGCAAATATGGTGTTAAAGAAAAAATGGCTGAGTTACCACTACGTGTTTTTATTTTTGATTTACTTTATCTTAATGGAACATCATATTTACACAAAACTCATGTACAGCGAAGAAAAAAACTTGAAGAGCTTTTTGAAAAAGTAAAAGGAGATGGTGTTTCTCTTATAGAAGAAGTAACAATTAATAATGTAAAAACACTGAATGAGTACTTTATGCATAATATTAGTTCGGGTCTTGAAGGTTTGGTTGTAAAGCGACCTGATGCAGTATACCGTGCAGGAAAGCGTAATTTCAACTGGATAAAATTAAAAAGACACGAAGAAGGTTTTTTGCAGGACACGATTGACTGTGTTGTGTTGGGATACTATGTAGGGGCAGGTAAGCGTGCACAGTTTGGTATTGGAGCATTTTTAGTTGGTATTTATGATAAAACTAACGATAACTTTGAGACTATTGCAAAAGTTGGTACTGGCTTAACAGATAATGGTTGGAGAAAGTTAAAACAACAGTGTGATAAAGTGGTAGCTAAAGAAAAACCTAAAAATGTTATATGTACTAAGGAGCTGTATCCTGATGTATGGGTTTATCCTACTGTTGTTTGTGTTATTCGTGCAGATGAAATTACACGATCACCATTACATAGTGCAGGAAAAGCACCAGAAACACCTGGTTATAGTTTACGTTTTCCGCGTTTTATAGATTATCGAGAGGATAAAAATCCAGAGGATGGAACAACATTAAAAGAAATTTTATCATTATATAAAGCACAATTTAAAAAAATGTAA